Proteins encoded within one genomic window of Chlorobaculum sp. MV4-Y:
- a CDS encoding thioredoxin domain-containing protein has translation MEKQPNKLINEKSPYLLQHAWNPVDWHPWSEEAFKKSRESGRPIFLSSGYSTCHWCHVMEHESFENEETAALLNRHFVPVKLDREEHPDVDHLYMLFVQATTGRGGWPMSVWMTPDLKPFFGGSYFPDTDRWGMPSFRSVLEHLANLWEHDRQRLLASAGSIMDQLIDLTRPQAATDEVTDKHASACLAALERGFDAEWGGLRR, from the coding sequence ATGGAAAAGCAGCCAAACAAGCTCATCAACGAGAAAAGTCCCTACCTCCTTCAGCACGCGTGGAATCCCGTTGACTGGCATCCTTGGAGCGAAGAGGCGTTCAAGAAATCGAGAGAATCCGGACGGCCGATTTTCCTCTCCTCGGGCTACTCCACCTGCCACTGGTGCCACGTCATGGAGCATGAATCGTTTGAAAACGAGGAGACGGCAGCGTTGCTCAACCGCCATTTCGTGCCGGTGAAGCTCGACCGCGAGGAGCACCCCGACGTCGATCATCTCTACATGCTCTTCGTGCAGGCGACAACCGGAAGGGGCGGCTGGCCGATGTCGGTATGGATGACCCCCGACCTCAAGCCCTTTTTCGGCGGCAGCTATTTCCCCGACACGGATCGCTGGGGAATGCCATCGTTTCGTTCAGTGCTCGAACATCTCGCAAACCTTTGGGAGCACGACCGTCAGAGGCTGCTGGCTTCGGCAGGATCGATCATGGATCAGCTCATCGACCTCACCCGCCCGCAGGCGGCGACGGACGAGGTGACGGACAAACATGCGAGCGCCTGCCTCGCAGCGCTTGAGCGCGGCTTCGACGCCGAATGGGGGGGGCTTCGGCGGTGA